Part of the Mangifera indica cultivar Alphonso chromosome 4, CATAS_Mindica_2.1, whole genome shotgun sequence genome, cTATTTTTATTTGGTGGATTGTTACAATTAAGCTACCACATctcatgtatttttatttttctgcgcATTGCTTTTGTGCTCTTACTTCTATGAGATCTTATAATGACCACCCTATCGTGACAGGTCGACAAAAGGTACAAACAGTATTGTCACCAGATGCAGATTGTGGTTTCTTCGTTCGATTTGATTGCCGGCTGTGGCGCTGCTAAACCATACACTGCATTGGCTTTGCAGACTATATCTTGCCACTTTCGGTGCTTGCGTGATGCTATCACTGGCCAAATTCAGGCAACCCGTAGAAGCCTTGGAGAGCAAGATACTTCAGAAAACAGTAAAGGTGTTGGAATAACTCGCCTCCGATATGTGGATCAGCAGCTCAGGCAACAACGAGCACTTCAGCAACTTGGTATGATGCAACAACATGCTTGGAGGCCACAGAGGGGGTTGCCTGAAAGCTCCGTTTCAATTCTTCGTGCCTGGCTGTTTGAACATTTCCTTCATCCGTAATCCCCACTCAAacttttctcttattttctatttcatGGTATGCTTGTTCCTGCACAGATCTCTTACTACTTCTATGTACTAATTGCTATGTTTGATGTCTGCCAGTTACCCAAAGGATTCTGATAAAATTATGCTGGCAAGACAGACAGGCTTGACTAGAAGCCAGGTAAAGGAGCCTAATCATCTTATAATCAATATTCAAGGCAGACTTGAGAATGTGTTGTCCAGAGGGagtttagttttaatttgaaaaggCTTTTATTTGACTATGTTGATTATTGGTGCACGGTGAATGTTTAGTTGTTATTTATTGATGCAACTTAGAAGCACCAAAATCTGGTTAATCATGCTGAGAGTATCATGGATTCAGAGTGAAAGGGAACATTGtcataataatttcattagttCAAGAGTATATCATGCATATCATTGGAAGATTTAACGGACATCTTTGTAACTTGATGAAGTATGTTGTCTTGCTTAGGTTTCAAATTGGTTTATAAATGCACGTGTTCGTCTTTGGAAGCCCATGGTTGAAGAGATGTATAAAGAAGAATTTGTCGAAGCAGAGATGGACTCTAATTCATCGTCTGAAAAAGCAGCCAAAGCAAATAAAGGTGATATGATGACCTCCGAGGACAGGGAGGAAGATTTGCAGCAAAGTGGGAGTTCAACAGCAACTGAGAGGTGCAGTACTGGACAAATGACAGATTCCAAATTTGACCATGTTCCCGATGTAGAAATGGCAGGTTCCAGTTTCCATAATGGGACACGTGGACAGGCTGAAACTGAGTATGGGTTACTGAAACTGAGGGATGAACAAGGGTCTGGTGTTGATGAATGTAGTCTCTTTCCGGATCCAATGGTTCATTCAGAAGGGGGCAATGATAGGTACATGGCAGCTGCTGCTGCCGCATATCACATGTCAGAGTTGGGGCGGTTTGGGAGTGGAAGTGGAGTGTCTCTCACATTAGGATTACAACATTGCGAGGGTGGTAACCTACCCGTGTCAGGTGGAACCCATCATAGTTTCGTTGCAATGAGAGGAGACGACATATACAGTGCTGCAGCATCTTCTGTAGGGGCTGAATCAGCAGAGTATGAATGTATAAATAATGGAAACAGGCAGTCCAGGTTCAGTTCTTCTCATCTATTACACGATTTCGTAGCTTGAAAAGCTATTGCTTTCATGCTCACACGGAGGAAGAAAACTCAGGCTTTTGACTGTATATTTAGGTTCGTCAATCTTTGCCTTTGTGAATGGAAAACCAAAGATTTGTAGTCTTCTGGATATGGAGACATAGCACAGTCGtaatatatgaagaaattgGCTGGTTAGCATATTTGTAAagataatatacataatttttgttCAATATGTGGGAGGTAAAGGTGTACAACTAGTTATAACTTTGGTATTGGATTTAAAAAggaacagaaaagaaaaagattccctgatttaaaataaaattgtttaaggTCCACTTATTGTCATTCGATGTTTGATTATAACCTCTAAGATACTATAATTGCCTGATAgtgtttatagttttttaattttttataattgagattttcttctaatttgttaaacagataaatttaaaatataatgatcggatttataatcattatattagaTAAGATAAGGTTTTACAAGTATAATAgaagtttgaatcaaactttcaCCTTGGATAGAGTCTAACTATGGTTGGTGTTCATAGTTGCCTAGTCAATTTCACAACCAGTGacagaaagagaaaggagaaggAGACAGATTCCATTGGCTTTTATATTAAGTACTGGAAAGTTTTGAAGCTTTCTCTTCAAGTGTGAATGCTAGAGCTACTCCGGCTTCCTATCTTACCTACTTTGTTAAAATAAGCAATGTTTTTGCTTGTTTTTCACAGCTTTATTATCAATCAAGgttgttagttttataatttcatcTTCTTCGTCAAGAAGGTGCCGTTTCCGCGTCCTCCAAGAAAATAATTTCAGAGGTGGAGGAAGGAAGAACTCTCAAAAATAAGAAACTTCCCACTTTGGCGTATTTCTGAAAGTACTAACATGGCTGAGACTTTGTGAAAATTGTAGGCGATAACAACCAACACAAGCAAACTTTTCTCAGGATTTTCCTTTGGCATAGCCCCTTAAGGACAAATGACAGGAAAGTGGAGGCTAAGCCATGTATATGTTAAAAATGGTTTTGGGTCCCAAATACTAAAAGCTGACAACATGTCAACTGTTTCAATTTGGAAACACcaattttttaggccaaagagctatttcccacccaagtttaggtgtgATCCAAGTCAGACccatgaattttgaaaaattcgaAATCTCATCTATTGACCAACtgaagttaaaattttctattaaaagtagaggtaaaatcgttatttcactaataatattaaaaaatataaaatttattatatttttttctcctaaattttaaaaactaacatttcacccctcttaaaattttttaattttaaaaagttatatttttcctcttaaaaccttataatttttttcttcccctctGACCACTTTCTCTAACTATCTGGAAAGGACGATGACAAAACTTCTTTGTCAACAAAGAGATCTAGGTTCTAGATCTCTTCCTCAACAAAGAGATCTGGGTTCTGGATCTCTTCGTCTCTGACAAAGAGATTTGAAATCTCTTTCCCTAGATCTCATTGGATCTCTTCGTCTCcgataaaaagatttattttaaatttgtttacgTGCATCAATCAATGGTTTAGGTTAGAGAGGGGAGGTCGTTGACGCCAGAGATGATGGTTggagaggtgaaaaaaaaaatttgaggggaaaatgtgacttttcaatgttaaaaaactttagatagggTGAAGTTggtagtttttaaaagttaggaaagaaaattaatgaattttatattttttttaatattattaataaaataacaattttacccttgtctctaacagaaaattttaacggCAATTACATTATCGGTGGGATTTTAGATCTTTTAAATCTCGTGAATGTAACTTTGAAATCGCACCTAA contains:
- the LOC123213944 gene encoding BEL1-like homeodomain protein 7 isoform X3, whose amino-acid sequence is MATYYTSSNNQRESAPMIYLRDSLPGSYSEAPVLPGNVMMYMNSGSYPDSLVLSSQQQNNCIDIQSVETSESTPQQQEIFSNLGGSRIGEHEFNAWRDHRNEILVMHPMGGPTNILQGEGGRNGSSRDEQARNVEYLPPTFSGGNQENKGDVSPYGMPSVARAIPNSRFLKVAQQLLDEVVNVRKALKQPDGEKSQSTHEQRMRSSKDGGSSNTTSNPQESAGNTPNELSHAEKQELQNKLTKLLSMLDEVDKRYKQYCHQMQIVVSSFDLIAGCGAAKPYTALALQTISCHFRCLRDAITGQIQATRRSLGEQDTSENSKGVGITRLRYVDQQLRQQRALQQLGMMQQHAWRPQRGLPESSVSILRAWLFEHFLHPYPKDSDKIMLARQTGLTRSQVSNWFINARVRLWKPMVEEMYKEEFVEAEMDSNSSSEKAAKANKGDMMTSEDREEDLQQSGSSTATERCSTGQMTDSKFDHVPDVEMAGSSFHNGTRGQAETEYGLLKLRDEQGSGVDECSLFPDPMVHSEGGNDRYMAAAAAAYHMSELGRFGSGSGVSLTLGLQHCEGGNLPVSGGTHHSFVAMRGDDIYSAAASSVGAESAEYECINNGNRQSRFSSSHLLHDFVA
- the LOC123213944 gene encoding BEL1-like homeodomain protein 6 isoform X1 — protein: MATYYTSSNNQRESAPMIYLRDSLPGSYSEAPVLPGNVMMYMNSGSYPDSLVLSSQQQNNCIDIQSVETSESTPQQQEIFSNLGGSRIGEHEFNAWRDHRNEILVMHPMGGPTNILQGGQNLQGQGLSLSLGTQIPSGIHMPSIPYRNPNSGFASFLISNSSITGEGGRNGSSRDEQARNVEYLPPTFSGGNQENKGDVSPYGMPSVARAIPNSRFLKVAQQLLDEVVNVRKALKQPDGEKSQSTHEQRMRSSKDGGSSNTTSNPQESAGNTPNELSHAEKQELQNKLTKLLSMLDEVDKRYKQYCHQMQIVVSSFDLIAGCGAAKPYTALALQTISCHFRCLRDAITGQIQATRRSLGEQDTSENSKGVGITRLRYVDQQLRQQRALQQLGMMQQHAWRPQRGLPESSVSILRAWLFEHFLHPYPKDSDKIMLARQTGLTRSQVSNWFINARVRLWKPMVEEMYKEEFVEAEMDSNSSSEKAAKANKGDMMTSEDREEDLQQSGSSTATERCSTGQMTDSKFDHVPDVEMAGSSFHNGTRGQAETEYGLLKLRDEQGSGVDECSLFPDPMVHSEGGNDRYMAAAAAAYHMSELGRFGSGSGVSLTLGLQHCEGGNLPVSGGTHHSFVAMRGDDIYSAAASSVGAESAEYECINNGNRQSRFSSSHLLHDFVA
- the LOC123213944 gene encoding BEL1-like homeodomain protein 6 isoform X2 → MATYYTSSNNQRESAPMIYLRDSLPGSYSEAPVLPESTPQQQEIFSNLGGSRIGEHEFNAWRDHRNEILVMHPMGGPTNILQGGQNLQGQGLSLSLGTQIPSGIHMPSIPYRNPNSGFASFLISNSSITGEGGRNGSSRDEQARNVEYLPPTFSGGNQENKGDVSPYGMPSVARAIPNSRFLKVAQQLLDEVVNVRKALKQPDGEKSQSTHEQRMRSSKDGGSSNTTSNPQESAGNTPNELSHAEKQELQNKLTKLLSMLDEVDKRYKQYCHQMQIVVSSFDLIAGCGAAKPYTALALQTISCHFRCLRDAITGQIQATRRSLGEQDTSENSKGVGITRLRYVDQQLRQQRALQQLGMMQQHAWRPQRGLPESSVSILRAWLFEHFLHPYPKDSDKIMLARQTGLTRSQVSNWFINARVRLWKPMVEEMYKEEFVEAEMDSNSSSEKAAKANKGDMMTSEDREEDLQQSGSSTATERCSTGQMTDSKFDHVPDVEMAGSSFHNGTRGQAETEYGLLKLRDEQGSGVDECSLFPDPMVHSEGGNDRYMAAAAAAYHMSELGRFGSGSGVSLTLGLQHCEGGNLPVSGGTHHSFVAMRGDDIYSAAASSVGAESAEYECINNGNRQSRFSSSHLLHDFVA